Proteins encoded in a region of the bacterium genome:
- a CDS encoding universal stress protein gives MKRFFRKFETMMSAITFAQEGEFEIAKEMLKEDRRVLLAIREGKTDQKVLTYALNTCQRIGASLDILYVSSRDTVASSINDLYSHLKEAGINYNLVKKSGDFKQEVIDWTNLNQDVVFVVIGDNLDFESKDKWLPESWNKIRCPMIVANEIIALINRNLTQIWL, from the coding sequence ATGAAAAGGTTTTTCAGGAAATTTGAAACGATGATGTCAGCGATTACCTTTGCGCAAGAGGGCGAATTTGAAATCGCTAAGGAGATGCTAAAAGAAGACAGACGGGTTTTGTTGGCTATCAGAGAAGGAAAGACAGACCAAAAGGTGCTAACATACGCTTTGAATACCTGTCAGAGGATTGGGGCAAGCCTTGATATACTGTATGTATCAAGCAGGGATACTGTCGCTTCAAGCATTAATGACCTCTATAGCCATCTCAAAGAAGCAGGGATAAACTACAACCTGGTGAAAAAAAGCGGGGATTTCAAGCAGGAGGTAATAGACTGGACGAATCTTAATCAGGATGTTGTTTTTGTAGTCATAGGAGATAATCTCGATTTTGAGAGTAAGGATAAATGGCTTCCAGAGTCCTGGAACAAGATTAGATGTCCAATGATAGTAGCGAATGAAATTATAGCACTTATTAATCGAAATTTGACCCAGATATGGCTATGA